In Anaerolineales bacterium, the DNA window CGAATACCAACTGCCGAAGGATGCCTTCACCTGCCCGAAGTGCGGCTCGGAACGATTGCGGATCGTCGCCGGCGAAGAAATGACCGTCGAGAGCATCGAAGTGGAGGCTTGACCCTCCCCTCTCTCCCCTCCCGTCAAGGCTTCGCCCAGACCGAGGCCGGTCTGAAAACCCCGACGGGAGGGAAGGAAAACCACATGCCCAAAACCATCCCGGTTGTCGAAAACATCCTTTCCGCCAACGACAAAGTCGCGGCGCAGAACCAAGCGCGCTTCGACGCCGCCGGCGTGTTCGCCGTCAATCTGATGGCCTCCCCCGGCGCGGGAAAGACCAGCCTGATCTTGGCGATGCTCGCGGCGCTCCAAGGCCGCCTGCGGCTCGGGGTGATCGAGGGCGACATCGCCACCTCGATCGACGCCGACAAGGCGGCCGCGGCCGGCATCCCGGCGGTGCAGATCAACACCGGCGGCCAATGCCACCTCGACGCGGTGATGGTCAGCGGCGCGCTCGACCAGCTCCCGCTCGAACGGATCGATCTGGTGATCGTCGAGAACGTCGGCAACCTGGTCTGCCCGGCCGCCTTTCGGCTCGGCACGCACATCAACCTGCTGGCGGCCTCCATCCCCGAGGGCGACGACAAGCCCTACAAATATCCCGGGATGTACCGCGGGGTGCAGGCGCTGGTGATCAACAAGATCGACCTGCTCCCGTACGTCCCCTTCGATATGGAGTATTTCCTCCGCGGGGTGGAGGCGCTCAATCCGGGATTGGTAGCCTTTCCGCTTTCGTGCCGGACCGGCGAGGGATTGCCGGCCTTCGCGGACTGGATCGCCGGGCAAGTGCAGCATGGACGCCAGAAGAATCCGCATTAGCGGCACGGTCCAAGGCGTCGGGTTCCGCCCGTTCGTGCGCCGTCTCGCCGCGCGGCTGGGAATCCGCGGCTGGGTGTGCAACACGTCGGGGTCGGTGGATATCGCCGCCGAAGGCGGCGCGGCGCGGCTGGCCGAGTTCACCGCCGCGTTGCGCGCCGAGGCCCCTCCGCTGGCGCGGATCGACGCCCTTGAATGGAATCCCGTCCCGGCGGCCGGATACGAAACCTTCGAAATCAGCGCCTCCGTCCCCCGGCCGGGCGATTTCCAGCCGGTGGCGCCCGACATCGCCTTGTGCGCCGATTGCGAGCGCGAACTGTTCGATCCGCGCGACCGCCGCTACCTCTATCCGTTCATCAACTGCACCAATTGCGGCCCGCGGCTGACGATCATCCGCGACGTGCCCTACGACCGGCCGCTGACGAGCATGGCGCCGTTCGCGATGTGCCCCGAATGCCTCGCCGAATACGAAAACCCGGACGACCGCCGGTTTCACGCCCAACCGGTGGCCTGCCCCGTCTGCGGGCCGCGGGTGTGGATATTGGCGGGGGCGCAGGGGGCGCAGCGCGCTGCGCCCCCACAAGACCAAACCATGCAGGATGCCATTCTGGCCGCCCGGCGCTTGCTTCGCGAGGGGCGGATCCTCGCCGTGCGCGGGATGGGCGGATTTCACCTGGCCTGCGATGCCGCGAACGCCGAGGCGGTCCGTACATTGCGCCGCCGCAAGCGCCGCAGCGCCAAGCCCTTCGCGGTGATGGTCCGGGATTTGGCCGTGGCGGAAGGTTGCTGCGAGATCGGCGCGGCCGAGCGGGCTCTGCTCACCGGCCCCGAGAAACCGGTCGTCATCCTGCGCCGCCGGGCGGGCTGCCCGATCGCGGAGGAAGCCGCCCCCGGCAACGGGACGCTGGGCGTGATGCTGCCGTATTCCCCCCTGCACTTGCTGCTGCTGCACTCCGGCGACGCGGTGCTGGATGCGGAAAGCGCGCCGGAGGCGCTGGTGATGACCAGCGGCAACCTGAGCGAGGAACCGATCGCGATCGGCAACGACGAGGCGCTGGCCCGGCTCGGACCGCTGGCGGATGCGTTTCTCCTTCACAACCGGGAAATCATCCAACGTTGTGATGATTCGGTCGTACGGGT includes these proteins:
- the hypB gene encoding hydrogenase nickel incorporation protein HypB is translated as MPKTIPVVENILSANDKVAAQNQARFDAAGVFAVNLMASPGAGKTSLILAMLAALQGRLRLGVIEGDIATSIDADKAAAAGIPAVQINTGGQCHLDAVMVSGALDQLPLERIDLVIVENVGNLVCPAAFRLGTHINLLAASIPEGDDKPYKYPGMYRGVQALVINKIDLLPYVPFDMEYFLRGVEALNPGLVAFPLSCRTGEGLPAFADWIAGQVQHGRQKNPH